Part of the Woronichinia naegeliana WA131 genome, CCCGAATCACCAAGATTTGGTCAGAGGTTAACTTTAGTTTATCGGCTGTGTTTTTTAAAATATTGTAGGAAAGCAACATTTCCCGCGTAATGACTTTCCCTTGCTGTTGCAGTTGAGTTCCAGTACTGGTAAAAGCGGGGGGAGGGGTTCGGAGTGATAATTGCCCAACAACGCTAAAAGTCGGACGGGGAGGTATGGGAGGAGGTTGGGTGGCAATGACCGCCGCAATCCCAATTACGCCTGCGGTCGTCATCAAACCTAGCCAGGCATTTTGGCTAAGGGAAATCCAAAAACGTTTGATGATGGGAGGAGCCATAGGAGAACTTCGAGTTGCAACTTAAGACTATCATTTTAGAGGAACTCATCGTTGCTGAGTCAAGGAGAAAGGCGATCGCCGCTTTAAATATTCCCTATACCCGATCCATGGCCAGTTCTTCGGTTATCCCTCGTTTAAGGGGTATCAGCCTCATTTCTAATGGTTGAAAAGACTTAGATGCTTTTATTTGTCAAACTGACCAAGTTCTTTATTGAGCTAAAATTTAGGGACGCGATCGCGCAATTAGCTTATAGAAACCAAATCCTCGTTGTCTCTTAAATATTTAATAGATGAAAATGTAAATCCCCTCTATCCCACTCAACTACGATTAAAGCGACCTGAATTAGTCATTTTAGTTATTGGGGAACCTCTAACACCCAAAAAAGGGACTAAAGATCCTGAAGTATTAGGCTGGTGTGAAGAATATGATTTTATTTTAGTCACTAATAACAGACGCTCAATGCCTGTTTACTTAAAAAACTATCTTCAGCAAGATAGACATATTCCCTGTATTTTTATTCTTGATCCTCAGCTAAATATTGGTGAAAATATAGGGGAATTATTGCTTGTTGCTGAAATCTCCTTCGCTGATGAATATCGGGATCAAATTATTTATTTATGGGATGACTTTTGCTTCTCCTCTGCTTAGACTGACAAAAGAGAGATAATCATTGATCGGCGATCGCTGATTTTGCTTCCGAGAGACGTTTAAATTCTTCATCAGCATTTGTAACAAAATTTAACATTCGCCCTAACCCTTATATCTACTAGCTTTGTAGTAATTGACCATTAGAACAGGGGGTTGCTTTTTTTGTATTTATTGTTGCTTTTTTTGTATTTATTGATAGACTATCGAAAGTTAGCCCACTCAGAATCCTATTTAATTTCAATATTGCTGGAATAACTTCTGTTGTTAGAGATTCTCTTTTTCGCGGCTCTAAAGTTTTTAGATCATTCTCAATCAATATAGTCACTTAGCTCATTACTTCTATGACCATTAACTCTACCTTGACTCTTGCCTATGACCAACTTGGCAACTTTGCGGGTTTGGAAAATTTCTGGAGTTTGTTTGATACGGCGTTTGGAACCAATTATGATCGCACAATGGCTTTAACCTTTCAGTCGAAATGGTTGGCGGGAGATTTTAGTCTGTTTCCCACCATTGAGGTGGTGGGTGATGAGGTGTTGGGAACGGCTAATGGGGCCTATGGCAGCAATAATACGATTTATGTATCTGAGCAGTTTTTGAGTACGGCAAGTGAGTTGTCTTTAGTGGCTTTGCTGTTGGAGGAGTATGGGCATTTTGTGGATGCTCAGGTTAATGCGGTGGATAGTGCGGGGGATGAGGGAGCGATTTTTGCAGCTTTGGTTGCGGGTGAGAGTCTGGATGTTTTGGCTTTACAGACTTTGAGGGCTGAGGATGATCATGGAACTATTACGGTAAATGGGCAAGTTATTCAGGTAGAGAAGCAGGATTTTACGGGAACAGATGGTGATGACAATCTTACAGGAACTTCTGGGAACGATAATATTTATGGCTTGGCGGGTAATGACACGCTAAATGGTGTTGCAGGCAATGACCTCTTACAAGGAGGTTATGCAAACGATACTCTCTATGGTGGGGCAGGAAATGACTTATTCGCTCTAGAGTATTTTAGTGCTTCTGGATACACCCAAAATACTGACATCATAGAAGACTTTGTTTCTGGTCAAGATAAAATTGATGTAAGCAGTTTAGGGATAGGAGACTTTAATACTATTCTGGTTCTTTTAGGGGAGGATGAGCTTGGTACTGCTCAATTAACGACTCAATACAACTTGTATGATGGTGACTACTTCTATCGTCTTAAAGTCAATGATTTTCGAGCTAATCAATTACAGGCAAGCAACTTTAATTTTAATACCTTAAATGCTAGTACAATAATCACAGGAACAGATTATCGAGATGATTTATTTGGTGGGTTAGGTAATGATACTCTCAACGGCAACAATAGCAATGATCGTCTCTTTGGTGAACAAGGTAATGACCTTTTACGAGGAGGTTATGCAAACGATACCCTCTATGGTGGGGCAGGAAATGACTTATTCGCTCTAGAGTATTTTAGTGCTTCTGGATACACCCAAAATACTGACATCATAGAAGACTTTGTTTCTGGTCAAGATAAAATTGATGTAAGCAGTTTAGGGGTAGGAGACTTTAATACTATTCTGGTTCTTTTAGGGGAGGATGAGCTTGGTACTGCTCAATTAACGACTCAATACAACTTGTATGATGGTGACTACTTCTATCGTCTTAAAGTCAATGGTTTTCGAGCTAATCAATTACAGGCAAGCAACTTTAATTTTAATACCTTAAATGCTAGTACAATAATCACAGGAACAGATTATCGAGATGATTTATTTGGTGGGTTAGGTAATGATACTCTCAACGGCAACAATAGCAATGATCGTCTCTTTGGTGAACAAGGTAATGACCTTTTACGAGGAGGTTATGCAAACGATACCCTCTATGGTGGGGCAGGAAATGACTTATTCGCTCTAGAGTATTTTAGTGCTTCTGGATACACCCAAAATACTGACATCATAGAAGACTTTGTTTCTGGTCAAGATAAAATTGATGTAAGCAGTTTAGGGGTAGGAGACTTTAATACTATTCTGGTTCTTTTAGGGGAGGATGAGCTTGGTACTGCTCAATTAACGACTCAATACAACTTGTATGATGGTGACTACTTCTATCGTCTTAAAGTCAATGGTTTTCGAGCTAATCAATTACAGGCAAGCAACTTTAATTTTAATACCTTAAATGCTAGTACAATAATCACAGGAACAGATTATCGAGATGATTTATTTGGTGGGTTAGGTAATGATACTCTCAACGGCAACAATAGCAATGATCGTCTCTTTGGTGAACAAGGTAATGACCTTTTACGAGGAGGTTATGCAAACGATACTCTCTATGGTGGGGCAGGAAATGACTTATTCGCTCTAGAGTATTTTAGTGCTTCTGGATACACCCAAAATACTGACATCATAGAAGACTTTGTTTCTGGTCAAGATAAAATTGATGTAAGCAGTTTAGGGGTAGGAGACTTTAATACTATTCTGGTTCTTTTAGGGGAGGATGAGCTTGGTACTGCTCAATTAACGACTCAATACAACTTGTATGATGGTGACTACTTCTATCGTCTTAAAGTCAATGATTTTCGAGCTAATCAATTACAGGCAAGCAACTTTAATTTTAATACCTTAAATGCTAGTACAATAATCACAGGAACAGATTATCGAGATGATTTATTTGGTGGGTTAGGTAATGATACTCTCAACGGCAACAATAGCAATGATCGTCTCTTTGGTGAACAAGGTAATGACCTTTTACGAGGAGGTTATGCAAACGATACTCTCTATGGTGGGGCAGGAAATGACTTATTCGCTCTAGAGTATTTTAGTGCTTCTGGATACACCCAAAATACTGACATCATAGAAGACTTTGTTTCTGGTCAAGATAAAATTGATGTAAGCAGTTTAGGGGTAGGAGACTTTAATACTATTCTGGTTCTTTTAGGGGAGGATGAGCTTGGTACTGCTCAATTAACGACTCAATACAACTTGTATGATGGTGACTACTTCTATCGTCTTAAAGTCAATGGTTTTCGAGCTAATCAATTACAGGCAAGCAACTTTAATTTTAATACCTTAAATGCTAGTACAATAATCACAGGAACAGATTATCGAGATGATTTATTTGGTGGGTTAGGTAATGATACTCTCAACGGCAACAATAGCAATGATCGTCTCTTTGGTGAACAAGGTAATGACCTTTTACGAGGAGGTTATGCAAACGATACTCTCTATGGTGGAGCAGATGACGATACTGCTATTTATTCTGGGACTCGTTCTCAATATTCCTGGACGACTATTTCTGGGGGATTTCGTATTACCGATTCCGTTAGTAATCGAGACGGAATTGACACTTTGTACGGTATCCAAAAACTAAAATTCTCTGATCAAACTGTAACCATCGCTCCTGTTGAAAATATTCTCCCAACTCTTGCGATTAATGACATCACTATCAGTGAAGGCAATAGCGGTACAAAAAACGCAACTTTTACTGTTACTCGCACTGGTACAGCAACCAACTCCATCACTGTTAGTTATGCAACTACTAACGGCACAGCAACAGCAGGTAGTGACTACACCTCCACCAACGGAACCTTAACTTTTGCTACCACCGAAACCAGCAAAACCATTAACGTTGTAATTACTGGTGATACCACCGTAGAAGCCAATGAAACCTTCTTTGTTAATCTCTCTGGTGCGACCAACGCCACAATCGCTGATAATCAAGGGCTAGGTACAATCACCAATGATGATTTACCCAGTATTAATCTTAGTCCTAATGGTCAAACCATTGTCGAAGGCTTAACCAGTCCCCAAAACCTGAGTTATACCGTTAGCTTATCTGGCAGTAGCACTCAAACCATTACCGTTCAGTATAACACTGCCAATGGAACCGCTTTAGCTGGCTCAGACTATACCGCAACAACGGGAACCCTCACCTTTAACCCTGGTGTCACCAGTCAAACGATTTCAATTCCCATTCTTAATGATTCTGTTAATGAAGCCAATGAAACCTTTACGGTTAAGTTAACGAGTCCTACCAATGCAATCTTAGGGGGAACAGCGACAGTAACAACCACCATTAGCGATACTCTTTCCGCTTCGACTACCACGACCCTACCCACTAATGTCGAAAATCTAACTCTCACCGGCTCTAGTATTATTAATGGTACGGGCAATACGGGAAACAATGTTCTAACTGGCAACAGTGCCAATAACACCCTCAATGGCGGCGATGGCAACGATACCCTCAATGGTGGTGCAGGCAATGATAGCTTGATTGGTGGTAATGGCAACGATTATGCCTACTATTACAGTTCAACTGGAAGTGTCACCGTTAACTTAGGAACAGGAATTGCCAGTGATGGTTTAGGAGGAACCGATACCCTCTCTCAAATCGAGAATGTTCAAGGCTCCAATATCGCAGGGGATAATATTACTGGTAGTACTGGCAATAATGTACTGTATGGTTATGGCGGCAATGACATCCTCAACGGTGGCGATGGTAATGACACCTTAATTGGTGGAGCCGGCAATGATAGCCTGATTGGTGGAAATGGTAACGATTATGCTTACTATTACTCAGCAACAGGAGTAGTGACAGTTAACCTTGGCACAGGAACAGCCAGCGATGGGGAAGGAGGAACTGATACCCTCTCTCAAATCGAGAATGTTCAAGGCTCCAATACCGCAGGGGATAATATCACGGGTAGTACCAGCAACAATGTACTATATGGCTATGGTGGTAATGATATCCTCAACGGGGGTGCAGGATTTGATACTCTGATTGGAGGACTAGGTAATGATATTTACCAAGTCGATAGCACTACTGATGTCATTACTGAAAATGCCAGTGAAGGAACCGACACCATTCAATCCTCTGTCACCTTTACCATCGCTTCTCTAGCTAATATTGAAAACCTGACTCTCACCGGTTCTAGTGCCATCAATGGGACAGGCAATACAGGGAACAATGTTCTGGCCGGCAACAGTGCCATTAATACCCTTAATGGCGGCGATGGTAACGATACCCTTAATGGCGGTGATGGCAACGATACCCTCAATGGTGGTGCAGGTAATGATAGCTTGATTGGTGGTAATGGCAACGATTATGCCTACTATTACAGTTCAACTGGAAGTGTCACCGTTAACTTAGGAACAGGAATTGCCAGTGATGGTTTAGGAGGAACCGATACCCTCTCTCAAATCGAGAATGTTCAAGGCTCCAATATCGCAGGGGATAATATTACTGGTAGTACTGGCAATAATGTACTGTATGGTTATGGCGGCAATGACATCCTCAACGGTGGCGATGGTAATGACACCTTAATTGGTGGAGCCGGCAATGATAGCCTGATTGGTGGAAATGGTAACGATTATGCTTACTATTACTCAGCAACAGGAGTAGTGGCAGTTAACCTTGGCACAGGAACAGCCAGCGATGGGGAAGGAGGAACTGATACCCTCTCTCAAATCGAGAATGTTCAAGGCTCCAATACCGCAGGGGATAATATCACGGGTAGTACCAGCAACAATGTACTATATGGCTATGGTGGTAATGATATCCTCAACGGGGGTGCAGGAGTTGATACTCTGATTGGAGGACTAGGTAATGATATTTACCAAGTCGATAGCACTACTGATGTCATTACTGAAAATGCCAGTGAAGGAACCGACACCATTCAATCCTCTGTCACCTTTACCATCGCTCCTCTAGCTAACATCGAAAACCTGACCTTAACGGGTTCTAGTGTTATTAACGGCACGGGCAATACTGCCAACAACATTCTTACAGGCAATACTGCCAACAATACTCTCAATGGTGGTGATGGCAATGACACCTTAAATGGTAATACAGGAGTCGATACCTTAATCGGAGGTTTAGGTAATGATATTTACCAAGTGGATAGCACCACCGATGTCATTACGGAAAATGCCAACGAAGGAACCGACACGATTCAATCTTCTGTCACCTATACGATCACCTCTCTAGCTAACATCGAAAACCTGACCTTAACAGGTTCTAGCGTCATTAACGGTACAGGCAATGCTGCCAATAACATTCTCACAGGCAATACGGCCAATAACACCCTAAATGGTGGTGATGGCAATGATACCCTTAATGGCGGTGCAGGCAATGATAGCTTGATTGGCGGTAATGGCAACGATTTTGCTTACTATTACAGTTCCACTGCCAGCGTTACAGTCAATTTAATAACGGGAACCGCCAGTGATGGTTTAGGCGGAACTGATACCCTCTCCCAAATTGAGAATGTCCAAGGCTCCAATACCGCAGGAGACAATCTCACAGGGGATGCCAATAATAATACGCTTTATGGCTATGGCGGTAATGACACCCTCAATGGTGGGGATGGCAATGATATCTTAATCGGTGGGACAGGCAATGATCTTTTAACAGGTGGTAATGGAACCGATACTGCCTACTATTACACCGTCACAGGAGCAGTAACAGCTAACCTGGCCACTGGAACCGCGAATGATGGAGAAGGGGGAACCGATACCCTTTCCCAAATTGAAAATATCCAAGGCTCCAATACTGCAAGCGATAATCTCACTGGCAATACAGGTGTTAACGTTCTTTACGGTTATGGCGGTGCAGATATTCTCACAGGTGGAGGCGGTAATGATCTTCTCTATGTCGGCAGTGATACGGTTAAAGACACCGTTAACTATACCAGTGGTGATGGGGTTGATACCGTTTACAACTTTGTACGTGGAGTCGGTGGAGATCTGCTCAAATTCACTGGCATAAACGCTATTGATATCCAGGTTTCTGGCACGAGTACCCTGTTTAAAGTGGGTGATGGAGTAACTGGTAACTCTGGCTTTGGTACTGGAACCTTACTATTAACCACCAGTGCCACGTCGGGTTTTGTGGCCGCTGATGTCAATGTCAATCTCCTAGGGGCAACCTTTGCTTTTAGTTAAGCCAAAATTCTGAATCACTACCCCAGGTTTCCTAAGAATGGTATCGTATGGGGTGATTAGTTTAGATCAACAGGAACAGTGACCCAGGGCATGACTTACCAGCGAGTATTACTGAAACTAAGTGGCGAAGCATTAATGGGCGACTTGGGTTACGGTATTGATCCCAAAATTGTGGCTGATATTGCTCAAGAGGTGGCCGACGTGGTCGCGCAAGGTGTACAGTTGGCGATCGTTGTCGGCGGGGGTAATATTTTTCGAGGAGTCAAAGCCTCGGCTGCGGGCATGGATCGGGCAACAGCAGACTATATTGGCATGATTGCCACCGTCATGAATGCCATGACTCTTCAGGATGCCCTAGAACAAATTGATATTCCCACCCGCGTCCTGACCGCGATCGCCATGCAGGAAGTGGCAGAACCCTATATCCGACGACGCGCGATCCGGCATCTTGAAAAAGGTCGGGTCGTTATTTTTGGGGCCGGTTCTGGTAATCCCTTCTTTACCACCGATACCACTGCGGCCCTTCGGGCAGCCGAAATTGATGCGGAAGTAGTGTTTAAAGCGACCAAAGTGGATGGCGTATATGATGCTGACCCCGTTCTTCATCCCAACGCCCGTCGTTATCAAAGCCTTACCTATGCCCATGTTTTGGCCAAGGATTTAAAGGTGATGGATAGTACCGCGATCGCCTTATGCAAAGATAATAGTATTCCTATTATGGTATTTAACCTCTCTGTACCAGGCAATATCGTTCGTGCCATTAAAGGTGAACCTGTTGGAACCATTGTTGGAGGCTCCTGTGAAGTTAGCTGAGATTAAAGAAAATATGACCAAAAGTGTTGAAGCGACCCAACGTTCCTTCAATACTCTACGGACTGGCCGTGCCAATGCCTCTTTATTAGATCGGGTAATGGTGGATTACTACGGGGCAGAAACGCCTTTAAAATCTTTGGCCACGATTAGCACTCCTGATGGAAGTACAATTACCATTCAACCCTTTGATAAAGGTAGTTTAAACCAACTCGAAAAGGCCATTTCCCTGTCCGATATTGGCTTGACTCCTAGTAATGACGGGCAAGTTATTCGTTTAAATATTCCATCCCTGACCACCGATCGCCGCAAAGAACTCGTTAAACTGGCGGGGAAATTGGCAGAGGAAGGTAAGGTTGCTATTCGTAATGTTCGTAGAGAAGCGATCGATGCAGTGCGTAAACAGGAAAAAAGTCACGATATTTCTGAAGATGAAGCCAAAGATCTTCAAGATGAAATTCAAAAAGTGACGGATTCTTCGATCAAAAAAATTGATGAGCTACTAGCAACTAAGGAAAAGGACATTTTAACGGTGTGATACCAAATTCTGTTTTCAAAGTCCTTTTTATTCCATGTAGGGGCTTAGTCTCTAAGCCTTACACTCTATGGATTTGAAAACCAAACCCCTACAAAATATTAACGGTGTTTTACAAGCGGATTTGGTATGAGATTTTAATTTTCTAAGCTGTTAATTCTTTAAAACCTATCTAGGTAGTGGGCTTAAACGGTTATTGATCTCAAACTTATCTAGGCAAGGGGCTTAAGCCCCTTGTTATGAAAATTTAGGTACAAAATATCAGGCAATCCAAATGCGCGATTACTTAAAATAATTATCTATAAATTAACAATAATGAATAATTTCTTATCAAGTAGTGGTTATTTAATCTTTCTGGTTACTTCTACCGCCGTTTATGCCATTTTTGGGCTGGGATTAAATTTACAATGGGGTTTTACCGGATTAATTAACTTTGGTCATGTTGCCTTTATGACCCTAGGAGCCTATGCCACTGCCCTACTGACCCTTAATGGTGTTCTCATGCCCTTTGCTGTTCTAGCGGGTATGATTCTATCCTCCCTATTGGGGTTATTAATTGGCACTTCTACTTTGAGATTAAGAGAAGATTATTTGGCCATCGTTACCATTGGTGTTTCAGAATTAATTCGTTTAGTGGCTCTGAATGAAGAATGGTTAACTAAAGGAGCTTTTGGCATTCAACGTTATCCCTTGCCCTTCGACTTTGAACCCAATATTTTCGTTAAATTTCTCTTTATTGGCAGCTTAACTATTTTAGCCATTTATGCGGAAGCGATTCTATTACGCAGTATTACTAGACAGTTCAAAGAAAATCAGCAAATTCAAGGCAAAAGTTATCAACCTCGTAAACCATTAGCTCTGATTATTTGGGGGGCGATCGCCACTTTTTTGATTGTATTTGCCTATGTGCCAGGAGTCGTTTCCCTTTACAACTATAGCTATAAAGCTGGTTTAATGTTGTTGACTCTTCTAGTTCTGGCCTTAGTTTATACGGGCTTAGAATTTTTGGTGCAT contains:
- a CDS encoding DUF5615 family PIN-like protein; the encoded protein is MSLKYLIDENVNPLYPTQLRLKRPELVILVIGEPLTPKKGTKDPEVLGWCEEYDFILVTNNRRSMPVYLKNYLQQDRHIPCIFILDPQLNIGENIGELLLVAEISFADEYRDQIIYLWDDFCFSSA
- the pyrH gene encoding UMP kinase, with the translated sequence MTYQRVLLKLSGEALMGDLGYGIDPKIVADIAQEVADVVAQGVQLAIVVGGGNIFRGVKASAAGMDRATADYIGMIATVMNAMTLQDALEQIDIPTRVLTAIAMQEVAEPYIRRRAIRHLEKGRVVIFGAGSGNPFFTTDTTAALRAAEIDAEVVFKATKVDGVYDADPVLHPNARRYQSLTYAHVLAKDLKVMDSTAIALCKDNSIPIMVFNLSVPGNIVRAIKGEPVGTIVGGSCEVS
- the frr gene encoding ribosome recycling factor, with protein sequence MKLAEIKENMTKSVEATQRSFNTLRTGRANASLLDRVMVDYYGAETPLKSLATISTPDGSTITIQPFDKGSLNQLEKAISLSDIGLTPSNDGQVIRLNIPSLTTDRRKELVKLAGKLAEEGKVAIRNVRREAIDAVRKQEKSHDISEDEAKDLQDEIQKVTDSSIKKIDELLATKEKDILTV
- a CDS encoding branched-chain amino acid ABC transporter permease translates to MNNFLSSSGYLIFLVTSTAVYAIFGLGLNLQWGFTGLINFGHVAFMTLGAYATALLTLNGVLMPFAVLAGMILSSLLGLLIGTSTLRLREDYLAIVTIGVSELIRLVALNEEWLTKGAFGIQRYPLPFDFEPNIFVKFLFIGSLTILAIYAEAILLRSITRQFKENQQIQGKSYQPRKPLALIIWGAIATFLIVFAYVPGVVSLYNYSYKAGLMLLTLLVLALVYTGLEFLVHSPWGRILKAIREDEEIPRALGKNVFWYKLQSFMLGGAIAGLAGAFFAWQLTTIYPSNFEPLLTFQAWIIVVLGGAGSNAGTILGAVIFWAYDSLTRFILPQLNAFDQSQAGAFRVMIIGLILMILMVWRPQGILGKKEELTLGR